One segment of Anguilla anguilla isolate fAngAng1 chromosome 1, fAngAng1.pri, whole genome shotgun sequence DNA contains the following:
- the otud7b gene encoding OTU domain-containing protein 7B isoform X1 → MTLDMDAVLSDFVRSTGAEPGLARDLLEGKNWDLTAALSDFEQLRQVHAGNLSYSFGEERGLYPSEKEMARVVRPPLLRQDEVVQATEKRLSRGISHASSTIVSLARSHVSSAGGGGGGGGGGGGGGGGGGGEPLLDTPLCTFQLPDLTVYRDDFRGFIERDLIEQSMMVALEHAGRLNWWTRVVPSCQSLLPLATSGDGNCLLHAASLGMWGFHDRDLMLRKSLYALMDHGQEREALRRRWRWQQTQQNKESGLVYTEDEWQKEWNELLKLASSEPRIHYSTTSSNCTGVESSEEPVYESLEEFHVFVLAHVLRRPIVVVADTMLRDSGGEAFAPIPFGGIYLPLEVPAVKCHRSPLVLAYDQAHFSALVSMEQKDGSKEQAVIPLTDSEHKMLPVHFAVDPGRDWEWGKDDMDNVMLASVTLSLEAKLHLLHTYMTVTWLPLPCEVQQAPLAQPESPTASAGDEARTPPDSGESDKESVCSSTNGHCEGSAANGNGAPAKMSGGSSSSSSSSSSSSGGTGTGTGTGTGAGVEAGSKEKAKKDKDKDKKRADSVANKLGSFGKSLGSKLKKNMGGLMTGKGPAGGGAKQAGESQEKKKKGSLKGRKGSKDGSPSAHGGSEDSGKGSPSSGSERQRADGCGGGDGCRYGADVKVSLGILRAAMQGERKFIFAGLLTTSSRQPFQEEMIQRYLADAEDRFRAEQEQRREAERKGVAGVAGVAGPPAGPQARKEGAEPGYRGYEAREVLGDGSPPSFSHLKASAFSPAVYSGVVPIPRPALVDRTPASLSPHLPPPLYADSRRQLAGGYPGLPSYVTLPRHCPLAQGPPRTQYHPPGVGSPSRAGPGLAPYPLAQIPPDYPLDPARGGDVGGGYSNGVREARSGSDARGGPPPVRHYSLGSAGGLGGSQSSKCKTPSCNYYGHPETGHYCSYCYREELKRREAEPPIHRF, encoded by the exons ATGACCTTGGATATGGACGCAGTCCTGTCCGACTTTGTCCGTTCCACAGGAGCCGAACCGGGACTGGCGCGGGATCTGCTGGAAG GGAAGAATTGGGATCTCACCGCTGCCCTGAGCGATTTTGAGCAGCTTCggcaggtgcatgctgggaacctGTCGTACTCgtttggggaggagaggggactCTATCCCTCCGAGAAGGAAATGGCCAGGGTGGTCCGGCCCCCTCTGCTCCGGCAGGACGAGGTGGTACAAG CCACGGAGAAGCGGCTGTCGCGCGGGATCTCCCACGCCAGCTCCACCATCGTGTCGCTGGCGCGCTCGCACGTCTCCagcgcgggcggcggcggcggcggcggcgggggcgggggcggcggcggcggcggcggcggcggcgagccgCTCCTGGACACGCCCCTCTGCACCTTCCAGCTGCCCGACCTCACCGTGTACCGCGACGACTTCCGCGGCTTCATCGAGCGCGACCTCATCGAGCAGTCCATGATGGTGGCCCTGGAGCACGCGG GTCGGCTCAATTGGTGGACGCGGGTGGTGCCCAGTTGCCAGAGTCTGTTGCCGCTGGCGACGAGCGGGGACGGGAACTGCCTGTTGCACGCGGCTTCGCTGG GGATGTGGGGCTTCCACGACCGGGACCTGATGCTGCGGAAGTCTCTGTACGCCCTGATGGATCACGGCCAGGAGAGGGAGGCGCTGAGACGCAGGTGGCGCTGGCAGCAGACGCAGCAGAACAAAGAG tcaggtCTGGTGTACACTGAGGACGAGTGGCAAAAGGAGTGGAATGAGCTACTGAAGCTGGCCTCCAGTGAGCCCCGGATACACTacagcaccaccagcagcaaCTGCACCGG gGTGGAGTCCTCGGAGGAGCCCGTGTATGAGAGCCTGGAGGAGTTCCACGTCTTCGTCCTGGCCCACGTCCTGCGCAGGCCCATCGTGGTGGTGGCCGACACCATGCTGAGGGACTCTGGCGGAGAGG CCTTTGCACCCATCCCCTTCGGGGGTATCTACCTGCCCCTGGAGGTCCCGGCTGTGAAGTGCCACCGGTCGCCCCTGGTGCTGGCCTACGACCAGGCCCATTTCTCCGCCCTGGTTTCCATGGAGCAGAAAGACGGCTCCAAAGAGCAAG CTGTGATCCCGCTGACAGACTCTGAGCACAAGATGCTGCCCGTGCACTTTGCTGTGGACCCTGGGAGGGACTGGGAGTGGGGGAAGGACGACATGGACAATGTGATGCTGGCCAG CGTCACTCTGTCACTGGAGGCGAAGCTGCACTTACTGCACACCTACATGACGGTCACATGGCTTCCGCTGCCCTGTGAAGTGCAG CAGGCCCCGCTGGCCCAGCCCGAGTCACCCACAGCCTCAGCCGGAGACGAGGCCCGGACGCCCCCGGACTCGGGCGAGTCGGACAAGGAGTCGGTCTGCAGCAGCACCAACGGCCACTGCGAGGGCAGCGCAGCCAATGGGAACGGAGCGCCGGCCAAAATGAGCGGGGGCTCGTCCAGCTCGTCCAGCTCGTCCAGCTCCAGCTCGGgcgggacggggacggggactgggactgggactggggcgggggtggaggcgggCAGCAAGGAGAAGGCCAAGAAGGACAAGGACAAAGACAAGAAGAGGGCCGACTCTGTGGCCAACAAGCTGGGCAGCTTCGGCAAGAGCCTGGGCAGCAAGCTGAAGAAGAACATGGGCGGGCTGATGACGGGCAAGGGgccggcggggggcggggccaaacaGGCCGGGGAGAgccaggagaagaagaagaagggctCTCTGAAGGGACGGAAAGGCAGCAAGGACGGCTCGCCCTCCGCCCACGGCGGCTccgaggattctgggaaggGCTCCCCCTCCTCGGGCAGCGAGCGGCAGAGGGCGGACGGCTGCGGCGGCGGGGACGGCTGCCGGTACGGCGCCGACGTGAAGGTGAGCCTGGGCATCCTGCGGGCGGCCATGCAGGGCGAGCGCAAGTTCATCTTCGCCGGCCTCCTGACCACCAGCAGCCGCCAGCCCTTCCAGGAGGAGATGATCCAGCGCTACCTGGCCGACGCCGAGGACCGCTTCCGCGCCGAGCAGGAGCAGCGGCGCGAGGCCGAGAGGAAGGGCGTGGCGGGCGTGGCGGGCGTGGCGGGGCCGCCCGCCGGGCCCCAGGCCAggaaggagggggcggagccgggctACCGCGGCTACGAGGCCCGGGAGGTTCTGGGCGACGGCTCCCCGCCCTCCTTCAGCCACCTCAAGGCCTCGGCCTTCTCCCCCGCCGTCTACTCTGGCGTGGTGCCCATCCCGCGGCCCGCCCTCGTGGACCGGACCCCCGCCTCGCTgtccccccacctgcccccgcCGCTCTACGCGGACTCGCGCCGGCAGCTGGCGGGCGGCTACCCCGGCCTGCCCTCCTACGTCACCCTCCCGCGCCACTGCCCGCTGGCCCAGGGGCCCCCCCGCACCCAGTACCACCCCCCCGGCGTGGGCAGCCCCTCCCGCGCGGGCCCCGGCCTCGCCCCCTACCCCCTGGCCCAGATCCCCCCGGACTACCCCTTAGACCCCGCGCGGGGCGGGGACGTGGGCGGCGGCTACAGCAACGGCGTGCGTGAGGCGCGCTCGGGCTCGGACGCCAGGGGGGGCCCCCCGCCCGTCAGGCACTACTCTCTGGGCAGCgccgggggcctgggggggtcACAGTCCTCCAAATGCAAAACTCCCAGCTGCAACTACTACGGCCACCCGGAGACGGGCCACTACTGCTCCTACTGCTACcgggaggagctgaagaggagggAGGCAGAGCCGCCCATCCACCGGTTCTGA
- the otud7b gene encoding OTU domain-containing protein 7B isoform X2, whose amino-acid sequence MTLDMDAVLSDFVRSTGAEPGLARDLLEGKNWDLTAALSDFEQLRQVHAGNLSYSFGEERGLYPSEKEMARVVRPPLLRQDEVVQATEKRLSRGISHASSTIVSLARSHVSSAGGGGGGGGGGGGGGGGGGGEPLLDTPLCTFQLPDLTVYRDDFRGFIERDLIEQSMMVALEHAGRLNWWTRVVPSCQSLLPLATSGDGNCLLHAASLGMWGFHDRDLMLRKSLYALMDHGQEREALRRRWRWQQTQQNKESGLVYTEDEWQKEWNELLKLASSEPRIHYSTTSSNCTGVESSEEPVYESLEEFHVFVLAHVLRRPIVVVADTMLRDSGGEAFAPIPFGGIYLPLEVPAVKCHRSPLVLAYDQAHFSALVSMEQKDGSKEQAVIPLTDSEHKMLPVHFAVDPGRDWEWGKDDMDNVMLASVTLSLEAKLHLLHTYMTVTWLPLPCEVQAPLAQPESPTASAGDEARTPPDSGESDKESVCSSTNGHCEGSAANGNGAPAKMSGGSSSSSSSSSSSSGGTGTGTGTGTGAGVEAGSKEKAKKDKDKDKKRADSVANKLGSFGKSLGSKLKKNMGGLMTGKGPAGGGAKQAGESQEKKKKGSLKGRKGSKDGSPSAHGGSEDSGKGSPSSGSERQRADGCGGGDGCRYGADVKVSLGILRAAMQGERKFIFAGLLTTSSRQPFQEEMIQRYLADAEDRFRAEQEQRREAERKGVAGVAGVAGPPAGPQARKEGAEPGYRGYEAREVLGDGSPPSFSHLKASAFSPAVYSGVVPIPRPALVDRTPASLSPHLPPPLYADSRRQLAGGYPGLPSYVTLPRHCPLAQGPPRTQYHPPGVGSPSRAGPGLAPYPLAQIPPDYPLDPARGGDVGGGYSNGVREARSGSDARGGPPPVRHYSLGSAGGLGGSQSSKCKTPSCNYYGHPETGHYCSYCYREELKRREAEPPIHRF is encoded by the exons ATGACCTTGGATATGGACGCAGTCCTGTCCGACTTTGTCCGTTCCACAGGAGCCGAACCGGGACTGGCGCGGGATCTGCTGGAAG GGAAGAATTGGGATCTCACCGCTGCCCTGAGCGATTTTGAGCAGCTTCggcaggtgcatgctgggaacctGTCGTACTCgtttggggaggagaggggactCTATCCCTCCGAGAAGGAAATGGCCAGGGTGGTCCGGCCCCCTCTGCTCCGGCAGGACGAGGTGGTACAAG CCACGGAGAAGCGGCTGTCGCGCGGGATCTCCCACGCCAGCTCCACCATCGTGTCGCTGGCGCGCTCGCACGTCTCCagcgcgggcggcggcggcggcggcggcgggggcgggggcggcggcggcggcggcggcggcggcgagccgCTCCTGGACACGCCCCTCTGCACCTTCCAGCTGCCCGACCTCACCGTGTACCGCGACGACTTCCGCGGCTTCATCGAGCGCGACCTCATCGAGCAGTCCATGATGGTGGCCCTGGAGCACGCGG GTCGGCTCAATTGGTGGACGCGGGTGGTGCCCAGTTGCCAGAGTCTGTTGCCGCTGGCGACGAGCGGGGACGGGAACTGCCTGTTGCACGCGGCTTCGCTGG GGATGTGGGGCTTCCACGACCGGGACCTGATGCTGCGGAAGTCTCTGTACGCCCTGATGGATCACGGCCAGGAGAGGGAGGCGCTGAGACGCAGGTGGCGCTGGCAGCAGACGCAGCAGAACAAAGAG tcaggtCTGGTGTACACTGAGGACGAGTGGCAAAAGGAGTGGAATGAGCTACTGAAGCTGGCCTCCAGTGAGCCCCGGATACACTacagcaccaccagcagcaaCTGCACCGG gGTGGAGTCCTCGGAGGAGCCCGTGTATGAGAGCCTGGAGGAGTTCCACGTCTTCGTCCTGGCCCACGTCCTGCGCAGGCCCATCGTGGTGGTGGCCGACACCATGCTGAGGGACTCTGGCGGAGAGG CCTTTGCACCCATCCCCTTCGGGGGTATCTACCTGCCCCTGGAGGTCCCGGCTGTGAAGTGCCACCGGTCGCCCCTGGTGCTGGCCTACGACCAGGCCCATTTCTCCGCCCTGGTTTCCATGGAGCAGAAAGACGGCTCCAAAGAGCAAG CTGTGATCCCGCTGACAGACTCTGAGCACAAGATGCTGCCCGTGCACTTTGCTGTGGACCCTGGGAGGGACTGGGAGTGGGGGAAGGACGACATGGACAATGTGATGCTGGCCAG CGTCACTCTGTCACTGGAGGCGAAGCTGCACTTACTGCACACCTACATGACGGTCACATGGCTTCCGCTGCCCTGTGAAGTGCAG GCCCCGCTGGCCCAGCCCGAGTCACCCACAGCCTCAGCCGGAGACGAGGCCCGGACGCCCCCGGACTCGGGCGAGTCGGACAAGGAGTCGGTCTGCAGCAGCACCAACGGCCACTGCGAGGGCAGCGCAGCCAATGGGAACGGAGCGCCGGCCAAAATGAGCGGGGGCTCGTCCAGCTCGTCCAGCTCGTCCAGCTCCAGCTCGGgcgggacggggacggggactgggactgggactggggcgggggtggaggcgggCAGCAAGGAGAAGGCCAAGAAGGACAAGGACAAAGACAAGAAGAGGGCCGACTCTGTGGCCAACAAGCTGGGCAGCTTCGGCAAGAGCCTGGGCAGCAAGCTGAAGAAGAACATGGGCGGGCTGATGACGGGCAAGGGgccggcggggggcggggccaaacaGGCCGGGGAGAgccaggagaagaagaagaagggctCTCTGAAGGGACGGAAAGGCAGCAAGGACGGCTCGCCCTCCGCCCACGGCGGCTccgaggattctgggaaggGCTCCCCCTCCTCGGGCAGCGAGCGGCAGAGGGCGGACGGCTGCGGCGGCGGGGACGGCTGCCGGTACGGCGCCGACGTGAAGGTGAGCCTGGGCATCCTGCGGGCGGCCATGCAGGGCGAGCGCAAGTTCATCTTCGCCGGCCTCCTGACCACCAGCAGCCGCCAGCCCTTCCAGGAGGAGATGATCCAGCGCTACCTGGCCGACGCCGAGGACCGCTTCCGCGCCGAGCAGGAGCAGCGGCGCGAGGCCGAGAGGAAGGGCGTGGCGGGCGTGGCGGGCGTGGCGGGGCCGCCCGCCGGGCCCCAGGCCAggaaggagggggcggagccgggctACCGCGGCTACGAGGCCCGGGAGGTTCTGGGCGACGGCTCCCCGCCCTCCTTCAGCCACCTCAAGGCCTCGGCCTTCTCCCCCGCCGTCTACTCTGGCGTGGTGCCCATCCCGCGGCCCGCCCTCGTGGACCGGACCCCCGCCTCGCTgtccccccacctgcccccgcCGCTCTACGCGGACTCGCGCCGGCAGCTGGCGGGCGGCTACCCCGGCCTGCCCTCCTACGTCACCCTCCCGCGCCACTGCCCGCTGGCCCAGGGGCCCCCCCGCACCCAGTACCACCCCCCCGGCGTGGGCAGCCCCTCCCGCGCGGGCCCCGGCCTCGCCCCCTACCCCCTGGCCCAGATCCCCCCGGACTACCCCTTAGACCCCGCGCGGGGCGGGGACGTGGGCGGCGGCTACAGCAACGGCGTGCGTGAGGCGCGCTCGGGCTCGGACGCCAGGGGGGGCCCCCCGCCCGTCAGGCACTACTCTCTGGGCAGCgccgggggcctgggggggtcACAGTCCTCCAAATGCAAAACTCCCAGCTGCAACTACTACGGCCACCCGGAGACGGGCCACTACTGCTCCTACTGCTACcgggaggagctgaagaggagggAGGCAGAGCCGCCCATCCACCGGTTCTGA